The Humulus lupulus chromosome 3, drHumLupu1.1, whole genome shotgun sequence genome window below encodes:
- the LOC133822278 gene encoding two-component response regulator ARR11, producing MENGFSSPRNDTFPAGLRVLVVDDDPTWIKILEKMLKKCAYEVTTCGLATDALRLLRERKDGFDIVVSDVNMPDMDGFKLLEHVGLEMDLPVIMMSVDGETSRVMKGVQHGACDYLLKPIRMKELKNIWQHVFRKKIHEIRDIESHESIESIMTRNASDHSDDGHLLSMEDFTSVKKRKEIDKQHDEKDYGDSSSAKKARVVWSVDLHQKFVKAVNQIGFDKVGPKKILDLMNVPWLTRENVASHLQKYRLYLSRLQKEKESDGKTSFGGLNHTDIPLKDPPVSFGLQSSTSVHQNDVLNGSYRICGSNLLLQNVDSSSHEDDLRSIASEPVVEAKAPAINLTDSQKNKSSQMSFNHSFAPLESEVNFAAFEPGIPVKYSWGEVSEIQFGQEHKPLIHLENGFTKLPLPDSLHQVHVEPVLSNSSISSKPSSVEKASSGPVESKAPYPGLSPNISSISSLPLTSSKSQMVNRQAFEPVYTTSSTLTTQGSHLCCTTDLESVQRNLTFASGSSLATFDEDLQVLFQGDCFGEEVRNVGFSDYVDLWPINEVPAHLYDSLRFGYENSYDPEYAIIDQSLLT from the exons ATGGAGAATGGTTTCTCTTCTCCCCGGAACGACACGTTCCCGGCTGGTCTCAGAGTTCTTGTCGTTGATGATGACCCCACTTGGATTAAGATTTTAGAGAAGATGCTTAAGAAGTGTGCTTATGAAG TTACCACATGTGGTTTGGCAACGGATGCACTACGATTGCTTCGCGAACGAAAAGATGGATTCGACATTGTAGTTAGCGATGTCAACATGCCAGACATGGATGGTTTCAAACTTCTTGAGCATGTTGGATTGGAAATGGATCTCCCTGTCATAA TGATGTCAGTTGATGGAGAAACGAGCAGGGTCATGAAAGGAGTACAGCATGGAGCTTGTGATTATCTTCTCAAGCCTATAAGAATGAAAGAGCTCAAGAATATCTGGCAACATGTTTTTAGAAAGAAGATTCACGAGATAAGAGACATAGAGTCTCATGAAAGCATTGAAAGTATAATGACTAGAAATGCATCAGATCATTCTGATGATGGTCACTTGCTTAGTATGGAAGACTTCACTTCtgtgaagaaaagaaaagaaatagacaAGCAGCATGATGAAAAAGACTATGGTGATTCATCTTCTGCCAAAAAAGCTAGGGTGGTTTGGTCTGTTGATCTTCATCAGAAATTTGTAAAGGCGGTTAATCAAATTGGATTTGACA AAGTTGGCCCCAAAAAAATTCTTGACCTGATGAATGTGCCGTGGCTGACAAGAGAGAATGTTGCGAGTCATTTGCAG AAATATCGCCTTTACCTGAGCAGGCtgcaaaaggaaaaggaaagtgaTGGGAAAACTTCTTTTGGAGGGTTAAACCATACTGATATACCTCTAAAAGATCCTCCAGTAAGTTTTGGCCTTCAGAGCTCGACCAGTGTTCATCAAAATGATGTTCTGAATGGAAGCTACAGAATTTGCGGCAGTAACTTACTTCTCCAGAATGTGGATTCCAGCAGCCATGAAGACGATCTTAGGAGCATAGCTTCAGAGCCAGTGGTAGAAGCTAAGGCACCTGCAATCAACCTGACTGATTCTCAGAAGAATAAGAGTTCACAAATGAGTTTCAACCATTCCTTTGCACCATTGGAATCGGAAGTAAATTTTGCAGCATTTGAACCCGGTATTCCAGTAAAGTACTCTTGGGGTGAAGTTTCAGAGATCCAGTTTGGGCAAGAACATAAACCCCTTATCCACTTAGAGAATGGCTTCACCAAGCTACCACTACCAGATTCACTGCACCAAGTCCATGTTGAGCCGGTACTGTCAAATTCATCAATCAGTTCAAAGCCTTCTAGTGTAGAAAAAGCATCAAGTGGCCCCGTTGAGAGCAAGGCTCCTTATCCTGGTCTTAGTCCAAACATAAGTTCAATCAGCTCTCTTCCTCTTACTTCTTCTAAGAGCCAAATGGTAAATCGTCAAGCTTTCGAGCCCGTTTACACCACTTCATCAACTTTGACTACTCAAGGCTCTCATTTATGTTGCACTACTGATTTGGAATCTGTTCAGAGAAACCTGACCTTTGCAAGTGGATCTTCTCTTGCAACTTTCGATGAGGATTTGCAGGTTTTGTTCCAAGGTGATTGCTTCGGCGAAGAAGTCCGAAATGTAGGATTTTCAGACTATGTTGATCTTTGGCCTATCAATGAAGTGCCTGCTCACTTGTATGATTCCCTGAGGTTTGGCTATGAGAACTCCTATGACCCTGAATATGCTATAATAGATCAAAGCCTATTGACTTGA
- the LOC133822277 gene encoding E3 ubiquitin-protein ligase AIRP2-like, which yields MWQNQASNSSYRESLKTLEADIQHANSLAAALPRDYDGDCVQMRLSYSPLAPLFLYLIEWMDYSCTDSLPSYLGLLHILVYKVYIDGMPSISSKERKATLREFYAVIYPSLRQLQSEFSELEDCNTRNQYKEEHHRKISDKDLEREEECGICMENFTKMVLPNCGHSMCICCFHDWNARSESCPFCRGCLKRVSSTDLWVLTGINDVIDAVALAKENLRRFYLYIENLRPFVAPDTHVMLFDYML from the exons ATGTGGCAAAATCAAGCTAGCAATTCTTCTTACAGAGAGTCTTTGAAAACTCTTGAAGCAGATATACAGCATGCCAATAGCTT GGCTGCTGCTCTCCCTAGAGACTATGATGGGGATTGTGTTCAGATGAGATTGTCTTACAGTCCTTTGGCTCCTCTTTTCTTGTATTTGATTGAATGGATGGATTATAGCTGCACCGATTCACTGCCTAGTTATTTAGGCCTTCTTCACATACTTGTGTACAAG GTATATATTGATGGAATGCCTTCTATCTCCTCAAAGGAAAGGAAAGCCACTCTAAGGGAATTTTATG CTGTAATATATCCTTCGCTTAGGCAACTTCAAAGCGAGTTTTCCGAATTGGAAGATTGCAATACAAGAAACCAATATAAAGAAGAACACCACAGAAAGATTTCTGATAAAGAtcttgaaagagaagaagaatgtgGGATATGCATGGAAAACTTTACAAAGATGGTTTTGCCCAACTGTGGGCACTCCATGTGCATCTGCTGCTTCCATGACTG GAATGCGCGATCAGAATCCTGCCCATTTTGTCGTGGCTGTCTCAAGAGAGTTAGCTCCACAGATTTGTGGGTTCTAACTGGCATCAACGATGTCATTGATGCAGTAGCTCTTGCAAAAGAAAACCTGAGACGCTTCTATCTCTATATCGAAAATCTGAGGCCTTTTGTAGCACCAGACACACATGTTATGTTGTTTGATTACATGCTTTGA
- the LOC133822279 gene encoding protein WVD2-like 7 isoform X1, translated as MGESAFLRRSFSSPSESSREPKEGDPCRALGESISFGRFMSEPLAWEKWSAFTHNRYLEEVERYSKPGSVAEKKAYFEAHYKKKAAERAAALLEAANVKTTDEAVTESVTPEEKNCNDSSMDSELEKRESLVDEQHEIDVPNTDYCTNETKSNSSVDRGEKECSMTEMGEVVIQESIDMGSCDPIEIPNQSEKNEENISIEDVACQNITASTSKQRLANSSPRTSSKQVTPIQTRNGNNLASRCKNFMQDLVDKKSAKSLHMSFHFSSRTGESSKPISPFRQKIISSKDLTASPKVFANNSTSQTKIKASVNGVVKRPSLTLKSENRRLNKSVAEGTTLDRKQNCPSPDNSKSSSGKGSKSRSSIISSPFKFKSDERAAKRKEFYEKLEEKRYAEEAEKKRQQTRFQGKALQDIMKVRQSTGLKGKPNEDLCSASQLPTCHIKMMNQIPLRQPKSPTLVRKAFPNKIRDATFESSDNNESSKCIENNRTTIQSLASRFQRKNAHENASPNIQSSTVKKVGIILESRLL; from the exons GGTGACCCTTGTCGCGCACTAGGAGAATCAATCTCTTTTGGGAGGTTTATGTCAGAACCCCTGGCTTGGGAAAAGTGGTCTGCTTTCACTCATAATCGCTACTTAGAAGAAGTTGAGAGATACTCTAAACCTGGTTCTGTTGCTGAGAAGAAAGCCTACTTTGAGGCACATTACAAGAAAAAGGCTGCTGAAAGAGCTGCAGCATTGCTTGAGGCCGCAAATGTTAAAACAACTGATGAAGCTGTCACAGAGTCAGTGACGCCTGAGGAGAAGAACTGCAATGACTCTTCTATGGATTCAGAGTTGGAAAAAAGAGAGAGCCTTGTGGATGAACAACATGAAATTGATGTTCCAAATACTGATTATTGTACCAATGAAACTAAGTCTAATTCAAGTGTTGACAGGGGTGAGAAGGAATGTTCCATGACAGAAATGGGAGAGGTGGTAATTCAAGAAAGTATTGATATGGGGAGTTGTGATCCAATTGAAATTCCAAATCAGTCtgagaagaatgaagaaaatattAGTATTGag GATGTTGCTTGTCAGAATATTACAGCATCAACGAGCAAACAACGGCTGGCCAACTCTTCCCCAAGGACATCATCCAAGCAAGTGACCCCTATACAAACCAGAAATGGAAACAATCTTGCTTCAAGGTGTAAGAATTTCATGCAAGACTTGGTTGACAAAAAGAGTGCAAAATCACTCCATATGTCGTTTCACTTTTCTTCTCGCACTGGTGAAAGTAGTAAACCTATTTCCCCCTTTAGACAAAAGATCATAAGCTCAAAAGATTTAACAGCTTCACCCAAGGTATTTGCAAATAATTCAACTTCACAAACAAAAATAAAG GCTTCTGTTAATGGAGTAGTAAAGAGACCATCACTAACCCTCAAGTCCGAAAATAGAAG ACTAAATAAATCAGTTGCTGAAGGAACAACATTAGATCGAAAACAAAATTGCCCCTCTCCAGA CAACTCAAAATCTTCTAGTGGGAAAGGAAGTAAATCGCGATCTTCTATTATTTCTTCTCCTTTCAAATTCAAAAGTGATGAAAGAGCAGCAAAACGAAAAGAG TTCTACGAGAAGCTTGAAGAGAAAAGATATGCAGAGGAGGCTGAAAAGAAGCGTCAACAGACAAGATTCCAG GGAAAAGCATTGCAGGATATTATGAAAGTGCGGCAGTCCACTGGTTTAAAAGGCAAACCAAATGAAGATCTGTGTTCTGCATCACAATTGCCAACTTGTCATATAAAAATG ATGAACCAGATCCCTTTGAGACAGCCTAAATCACCAACGCTTGTAAGGAAGGCATTTCCCAATAAGATCCGGGATGCAACTTTTGAGTCTTCAGACAATAATGAAAGCTCGAAGTGTATTGAAAATAACCGAACGACTATTCAATCTCTTGCTTCACGCTTTCAGAGGAAAAATGCACACGAGAATGCCTCTCCAAATATCCAGAGTTCAACAGTAAAAAAGGTAGGAATCATTTTGGAGAGTAGACTGTTGTAG
- the LOC133823726 gene encoding uncharacterized protein LOC133823726, which translates to MFLAQKAKINWVKNSDENTAIFHASLKVRRAQNRINSIRNESGIWIDKPEEIQQAFLSYYQNLLGTSMSNRSKVFQSVVAAGLLLSEEHIQVLQQPFTIQEVKDAIFAIPGMKAPGPDGFGSYFYHDNWDLVGEGVGTAVINFLNTGKILKEINTTTITLIPKVKCPDSVKDFRPISCCNVIYKAATKVICSRLRQILPEIIAENQGGFVHGRYIAHNTMVCQDIVRHYGRKNCKPSCMIKIDLRKAYDTIEWGFIEEMLIAFHFPWKFNDLIMGLKLFSSTSGLLPNEEKMVVYCSGMQEAEVTRVLEMSGYTRAHLPFRYLGIPVCSKKISAAECNGILEKMVAQIKVWSSRNLSYMGRVTLINFVLITIHSYWTQIMILPKKLLKGVEAICRAFLWKGLADINGPGLVAWQHVCFPKKAGGLGFRKVLDWNMAAMGKYVWAIATKKDNLFVKWINNVYLMDRNWWEYQPPTDCSWYWKRLVVVKEAFKAKADLSYFAALRYSIKIGHDLLFDQPLAVGWSKVVWDRLSILKHRIVLWLVMLQRLRTRDQIQKFEPLVDQTCLLCGADNETIGHLFFHCHYSSACLQKIKHWMGWKSASLDLLQLIRWINKAKKMSAIRKNIMYATLAALVYHIWRVRNDVYWNKKFWHITNTVQKVEREIQVRITLVMPKKAQTIDRDWFTKICKQ; encoded by the exons ATGTTTTTAGCTCAAAAGGCAAAAATTAATTGGGTTAAAAATAGTGATGAGAATACTGCCATATTCCATGCATCTTTGAAAGTCCGGAGAGCTCAAAATAGAATTAATTCTATCCGGAATGAGAGTGGCATTTGGATTGACAAACCAGAGGAAATCCAACAAGCTTTTTTGAGCTATTATCAGAACTTGTTAGGGACCTCAATGAGCAACAGAAGTAAGGTCTTTCAATCAGTAGTGGCTGCTGGACTTTTACTTTCAGAGGAGCATATTCAAGTTCTACAGCAACCTTTCACTATCCAAGAAGTTAAAGATGCCATATTTGCCATTCCAGGTATGAAGGCTCCTGGCCCGGATGGGTTTGGGAGTTATTTTTatcatgataattgggatttggTGGGAGAAGGGGTTGGAACTGCTGTGATTAATTTCCTAAACACAGGGAAGATACTTAAAGAGATCAATACAACAACCATTACCCTCATCCCTAAAGTCAAGTGTCCAGATAGTGTCAAAGACTTCAGGCCAATTTCTTGTTGTAATGTGATATATAAGGCTGCTACTAAAGTCATTTGCTCGAGATTAAGGCAAATCCTCCCTGAGATAATAGCAGAGAACCAAGGTGGGTTCGTTCATGGGCGATATATAGCTCATAATACTATGGTATGTCAAGACATTGTCAGGCATTACGGAAGGAAGAATTGTAAACCGAGTTGCATGATCAAAATTGATTTGAGGAAAGCATACGACACCATCGAATGGGGATTCATTGAAGAAATGCTCATTGCTTTTCACTTTCCTTGGAAGTTCAATGATCTCATTATG GGCCTGAAACTCTTCTCTTCGACTTCTGGTTTGCTGCCAAATGAAGAAAAAATGGTTGTTTATTGCAGTGGTATGCAGGAGGCTGAGGTTACCCGAGTGCTCGAAATGTCAGGATATACAAGAGCTCATCTTCCTTTCAGGTATCTTGGCATCCCAGTTTGTTCAAAAAAAATATCAGCTGCTGAATGTAATGGAATTCTTGAGAAAATGGTTGCTCAGATCAAAGTTTGGAGCTCGAGGAATTTGTCATATATGGGAAGAGTTACATTAATCAATTTTGTTTTGATTACCATTCACTCTTATTGGACCCAAATAATGATTCTTCCAAAAAAGTTGTTAAAGGGTGTAGAAGCTATTTGTCGGGCTTTTCTTTGGAAGGGTTTGGCAGACATTAATGGTCCGGGTTTAGTGGCTTGGCAACATGTTTGTTTTCCAAAGAAAGCAGGGGGTTTGGGCTTTAGGAAGGTCCTCGATTGGAATATGGCTGCAATGGGGAAATACGTTTGGGCAATTGCCACCAAAAAAGATAACTTGTTCGTAAAATGGATTAACAATGTTTACTTGATGGACAGGAATTGGTGGGAGTACCAGCCACCAACTGATTGTAGCTGGTATTGGAAGAGATTAGTTGTTGTCAAAGAAGCTTTCAAAGCCAAGGCAGATCTGTCATATTTTGCAGCATTGAGGTATAGCATTAAAATTGGTCATGATTTACTATTTGATCAACCACTTGCAGTAGGTTGGAGCAAAGTGGTTTGGGATAGACTGAGCATTCTGAAGCATAGAATTGTGCTTTGGCTGGTAATGTTGCAGAGACTTCGAACTAGAGATCAGATTCAAAAGTTTGAGCCTCTAGTGGATCAAACATGTCTGTTATGTGGAGCTGATAATGAGACCATAGGCCATCTATTTTTTCACTGTCATTATAGTAGTGCTTGTTTGCAGAAAATTAAGCACTGGATGGGTTGGAAATCAGCTTCATTGGATCTGTTGCAATTAATTCGGTGGATCAATAAAGCAAAGAAGATGAGTGCTATTCGGAAGAACATCATGTATGCTACTCTTGCAGCTCTAGTCTACCACATTTGGAGAGTCCGGAATGATGTGTATTGGAATAAAAAATTCTGGCATATTACTAATACTGTACAGAAAGTGGAAAGGGAAATACAAGTTAGGATTACTCTCGTAATGCCAAAAAAGGCTCAAACCATAGATAGAGATTGGTTCACTAAGATCTGTAAACAATAG
- the LOC133822279 gene encoding protein WVD2-like 7 isoform X2 yields the protein MGESAFLRRSFSSPSESSREPKEGDPCRALGESISFGRFMSEPLAWEKWSAFTHNRYLEEVERYSKPGSVAEKKAYFEAHYKKKAAERAAALLEAANVKTTDEAVTESVTPEEKNCNDSSMDSELEKRESLVDEQHEIDVPNTDYCTNETKSNSSVDRGEKECSMTEMGEVVIQESIDMGSCDPIEIPNQSEKNEENISIEDVACQNITASTSKQRLANSSPRTSSKQVTPIQTRNGNNLASRCKNFMQDLVDKKSAKSLHMSFHFSSRTGESSKPISPFRQKIISSKDLTASPKVFANNSTSQTKIKASVNGVVKRPSLTLKSENRSNSKSSSGKGSKSRSSIISSPFKFKSDERAAKRKEFYEKLEEKRYAEEAEKKRQQTRFQGKALQDIMKVRQSTGLKGKPNEDLCSASQLPTCHIKMMNQIPLRQPKSPTLVRKAFPNKIRDATFESSDNNESSKCIENNRTTIQSLASRFQRKNAHENASPNIQSSTVKKVGIILESRLL from the exons GGTGACCCTTGTCGCGCACTAGGAGAATCAATCTCTTTTGGGAGGTTTATGTCAGAACCCCTGGCTTGGGAAAAGTGGTCTGCTTTCACTCATAATCGCTACTTAGAAGAAGTTGAGAGATACTCTAAACCTGGTTCTGTTGCTGAGAAGAAAGCCTACTTTGAGGCACATTACAAGAAAAAGGCTGCTGAAAGAGCTGCAGCATTGCTTGAGGCCGCAAATGTTAAAACAACTGATGAAGCTGTCACAGAGTCAGTGACGCCTGAGGAGAAGAACTGCAATGACTCTTCTATGGATTCAGAGTTGGAAAAAAGAGAGAGCCTTGTGGATGAACAACATGAAATTGATGTTCCAAATACTGATTATTGTACCAATGAAACTAAGTCTAATTCAAGTGTTGACAGGGGTGAGAAGGAATGTTCCATGACAGAAATGGGAGAGGTGGTAATTCAAGAAAGTATTGATATGGGGAGTTGTGATCCAATTGAAATTCCAAATCAGTCtgagaagaatgaagaaaatattAGTATTGag GATGTTGCTTGTCAGAATATTACAGCATCAACGAGCAAACAACGGCTGGCCAACTCTTCCCCAAGGACATCATCCAAGCAAGTGACCCCTATACAAACCAGAAATGGAAACAATCTTGCTTCAAGGTGTAAGAATTTCATGCAAGACTTGGTTGACAAAAAGAGTGCAAAATCACTCCATATGTCGTTTCACTTTTCTTCTCGCACTGGTGAAAGTAGTAAACCTATTTCCCCCTTTAGACAAAAGATCATAAGCTCAAAAGATTTAACAGCTTCACCCAAGGTATTTGCAAATAATTCAACTTCACAAACAAAAATAAAG GCTTCTGTTAATGGAGTAGTAAAGAGACCATCACTAACCCTCAAGTCCGAAAATAGAAG CAACTCAAAATCTTCTAGTGGGAAAGGAAGTAAATCGCGATCTTCTATTATTTCTTCTCCTTTCAAATTCAAAAGTGATGAAAGAGCAGCAAAACGAAAAGAG TTCTACGAGAAGCTTGAAGAGAAAAGATATGCAGAGGAGGCTGAAAAGAAGCGTCAACAGACAAGATTCCAG GGAAAAGCATTGCAGGATATTATGAAAGTGCGGCAGTCCACTGGTTTAAAAGGCAAACCAAATGAAGATCTGTGTTCTGCATCACAATTGCCAACTTGTCATATAAAAATG ATGAACCAGATCCCTTTGAGACAGCCTAAATCACCAACGCTTGTAAGGAAGGCATTTCCCAATAAGATCCGGGATGCAACTTTTGAGTCTTCAGACAATAATGAAAGCTCGAAGTGTATTGAAAATAACCGAACGACTATTCAATCTCTTGCTTCACGCTTTCAGAGGAAAAATGCACACGAGAATGCCTCTCCAAATATCCAGAGTTCAACAGTAAAAAAGGTAGGAATCATTTTGGAGAGTAGACTGTTGTAG